A window of Rhabdothermincola salaria contains these coding sequences:
- the metH gene encoding methionine synthase has protein sequence MMEIRLRRARSTHEMSSSFLDAARQRVVVYDGAMGTGIQSAGLTADDFGGPDLEGCNELLVVTRPEFVADLHASYLEVGCEVIETDSFGSLGLTLAEYGIAERAHELNVAAARVAKDVASSYATPDRPRWVAGSIGPGTKFPSLGQVRYAEMRDEYEVQAHGLIEGGADLLIIETFFDLLSVKAAMNGARRAMRSIGREVPLQVQVTMELTGRMLPGTEIAAALAAIDPLRPDVIGINCATGPVEMGEHLRHLAAHARVPISCIPNAGLPSVVDGEMHYDLTPAQLAEHHARFVTELGVNVIGGCCGTTPEHLAAVVERCRDLEVAPRSPQHEAGATSIYSLVPFEQDTSFMIIGERTNANGSKKFRESLLEGDLDTCVQMAKDQVKEGAHVLDLCVDYVGRDGTADMDELAKLLATQASVPLVLDSTEAQVLEAGLQWLGGRAILNSANLEDGDAEGSRFDKVMKLAKEYGAAVICLLIDEEGQARDVEWKMRVAHQIHDLAVDRYGLESSDLIFDALTFPLSTGDNDLRGDAMATIEAIRRIKSELPGVYTTLGVSNVSFGLKPAARHVLNSVFLHECVQAGLDSAIVHAARIMPLNKIPNEQREGCLDLIYDRRRDDYDPLTALLDTFADVQTSEVVREDRTDWSVEQLLSQRIIDGEREGLEDDLDAAMAKGLAPLAIINDVLLAGMKVVGELFATGEMQLPFVLQSAETMKTAVAYLEPHMEKDDSGGKGRIVLATVKGDVHDIGKNLVDIILTNNGYEVVNLGIKISIAEMIEKVQEVKADAIGMSGLLVKSTLIMRENLEELNARGLAEIPVLLGGAALTRSYVERDLREVYEGRLFYGKDAFEGLRVMDRIADIKKGGDDDADWGRVPSESTVPARRSTTTADPAEPVVLPARSPDVETDNPVFRPPFLGTKVVKGIPLDDIVDYVNETALFRNQWGFRPESTADGSTETDEEFKARVRSTLRSQLAEAKAADMLVPQVVYGYFAANGDGDDLVVWSDESRTEELARFHYPRQNKAPFLCIADFFRPVDSGEVDYAAFHIVTMGQRVSDVTARLFAEDRYQEYLLVHGLGVEMAEALAEYWHRRIREEWGFADEDGPSLAGLFRQQYRGGRYSWGYPACPDLEDNETVGRLLDAGRVGIEVGEETGFQFQPEQTTSAIICHHPRAKYFVAR, from the coding sequence ATGATGGAGATCCGTCTTCGACGCGCCAGGAGTACCCACGAGATGAGCAGTTCCTTCCTCGACGCCGCCCGCCAGCGAGTGGTCGTCTACGACGGTGCCATGGGCACCGGCATCCAGTCCGCCGGGCTCACGGCCGACGACTTCGGGGGTCCGGACCTGGAGGGGTGCAACGAGCTCCTCGTGGTGACGCGTCCGGAGTTCGTCGCCGATCTCCACGCCAGCTACCTGGAGGTGGGGTGCGAGGTGATCGAGACCGACAGCTTCGGCAGCCTCGGCCTCACCCTGGCCGAGTACGGCATCGCGGAGCGGGCCCACGAGCTCAACGTGGCCGCCGCCCGCGTCGCCAAGGACGTCGCCTCGTCGTACGCCACCCCGGATCGCCCCCGGTGGGTGGCCGGCTCCATCGGCCCCGGCACCAAGTTCCCCTCGCTGGGCCAGGTGCGCTACGCCGAGATGCGCGACGAGTACGAGGTCCAGGCCCACGGCCTCATCGAGGGTGGCGCCGACCTGCTCATCATCGAGACGTTCTTCGACCTGCTCTCGGTGAAGGCGGCCATGAACGGCGCCCGCCGGGCCATGCGATCGATCGGCCGGGAGGTCCCCCTTCAGGTCCAGGTCACCATGGAGCTCACCGGGCGCATGCTGCCCGGCACCGAGATCGCCGCCGCCCTGGCCGCCATCGACCCGCTGCGCCCCGACGTGATCGGCATCAACTGCGCCACCGGGCCGGTGGAGATGGGCGAGCACCTACGCCACCTGGCCGCCCACGCCCGCGTCCCGATCTCGTGCATCCCCAACGCCGGCCTGCCCAGCGTGGTCGACGGCGAGATGCACTACGACCTGACCCCCGCCCAGCTGGCCGAGCACCATGCCCGCTTCGTCACCGAGCTCGGCGTCAACGTCATCGGCGGCTGCTGCGGCACGACACCCGAGCACCTCGCCGCCGTGGTCGAGCGCTGCCGCGACCTGGAGGTCGCACCACGCTCCCCGCAGCACGAGGCCGGGGCGACGTCGATCTACTCCCTGGTGCCCTTCGAGCAGGACACCTCGTTCATGATCATCGGCGAGCGAACGAACGCCAACGGCTCCAAGAAGTTCCGCGAGTCGTTGCTCGAGGGCGACCTCGACACCTGCGTGCAGATGGCCAAGGACCAGGTCAAGGAGGGCGCCCACGTCCTCGACCTGTGCGTCGACTACGTCGGGCGCGACGGCACGGCGGACATGGACGAGCTGGCCAAGTTGCTCGCCACCCAGGCCAGCGTCCCGCTGGTCCTCGACTCCACCGAGGCCCAGGTGCTCGAGGCCGGCCTGCAGTGGCTGGGCGGACGGGCGATCCTCAACTCGGCCAACCTCGAGGACGGCGACGCCGAGGGCAGCCGCTTCGACAAGGTCATGAAGCTGGCCAAGGAGTACGGCGCAGCGGTGATCTGCCTGCTCATCGACGAGGAGGGCCAGGCCCGTGACGTCGAGTGGAAGATGCGGGTCGCCCACCAGATCCACGACCTCGCGGTGGACCGCTACGGGCTGGAGTCGAGCGACCTGATCTTCGACGCCCTCACGTTCCCGTTGTCCACCGGCGACAACGACCTGCGCGGCGACGCCATGGCCACGATCGAGGCCATCCGGCGCATCAAGTCCGAGCTGCCGGGTGTCTACACCACCCTCGGCGTGTCCAACGTGTCGTTCGGCCTGAAGCCGGCTGCCCGCCACGTCCTGAACTCGGTCTTCCTGCACGAGTGCGTGCAGGCCGGCCTCGACTCGGCGATCGTCCACGCGGCGCGCATCATGCCGCTCAACAAGATCCCCAACGAGCAGCGAGAGGGCTGCCTCGACCTCATCTACGACCGCCGTCGCGACGACTACGACCCCCTCACAGCGCTGCTCGACACCTTCGCCGACGTCCAGACCAGCGAGGTCGTGCGCGAGGACCGCACCGACTGGTCCGTGGAGCAGCTGCTGAGCCAGCGCATCATCGACGGCGAGCGAGAGGGGCTCGAGGACGACCTCGACGCCGCCATGGCCAAGGGCCTCGCGCCGTTGGCGATCATCAACGACGTGCTGCTGGCCGGGATGAAGGTGGTCGGTGAGCTCTTCGCCACCGGCGAGATGCAGCTCCCCTTCGTGCTGCAGTCCGCCGAGACGATGAAGACGGCCGTCGCCTACCTCGAGCCGCACATGGAGAAGGACGACTCCGGCGGCAAGGGCCGCATCGTGCTGGCGACCGTCAAGGGCGACGTGCACGACATCGGCAAGAACCTGGTCGACATCATCCTCACCAACAACGGCTACGAGGTGGTCAACCTCGGCATCAAGATCTCGATCGCCGAGATGATCGAGAAGGTCCAGGAGGTGAAGGCCGACGCGATCGGCATGAGCGGCCTGCTCGTGAAGTCCACCCTGATCATGCGCGAGAACCTCGAGGAGCTCAACGCCCGGGGCCTGGCCGAGATCCCGGTGCTGCTCGGCGGGGCCGCCCTCACCCGCAGCTACGTCGAGCGGGACCTGCGCGAGGTGTACGAGGGCCGGCTCTTCTACGGCAAGGACGCCTTCGAGGGTCTGCGGGTCATGGACCGCATCGCCGACATCAAGAAGGGCGGTGACGACGACGCCGACTGGGGCCGGGTCCCGAGCGAGAGCACCGTCCCGGCTCGTCGCAGCACGACCACCGCCGACCCGGCCGAGCCGGTGGTGCTCCCGGCTCGCTCCCCCGACGTCGAGACCGACAACCCGGTGTTCCGGCCCCCGTTCCTGGGCACCAAGGTCGTGAAGGGCATCCCCCTCGACGACATCGTCGACTACGTCAACGAGACCGCCCTCTTCCGCAACCAGTGGGGCTTCCGTCCGGAGTCGACGGCCGACGGGAGCACCGAGACCGACGAGGAGTTCAAGGCCCGGGTCCGGTCGACCCTGCGCTCCCAGCTGGCCGAGGCCAAGGCCGCCGACATGCTCGTCCCCCAGGTGGTCTACGGGTACTTCGCCGCCAACGGCGACGGCGACGATCTGGTCGTGTGGAGCGACGAGTCCCGTACCGAGGAGTTGGCCCGCTTCCACTACCCGCGCCAGAACAAGGCCCCGTTCCTGTGCATCGCCGACTTCTTCCGCCCGGTCGACTCCGGTGAGGTCGACTACGCCGCCTTCCACATCGTGACGATGGGCCAGCGGGTCAGCGACGTGACCGCCCGGCTCTTCGCCGAGGACCGCTACCAGGAGTACCTGCTGGTGCACGGCCTCGGGGTCGAGATGGCCGAGGCCCTCGCCGAGTACTGGCACCGGCGCATCCGGGAGGAGTGGGGCTTCGCCGACGAGGACGGGCCGTCGCTGGCCGGTCTGTTCCGCCAGCAGTACCGAGGGGGCCGCTACTCGTGGGGCTACCCCGCCTGCCCGGACCTCGAGGACAACGAGACCGTGGGGCGCCTGCTCGACGCCGGCCGGGTGGGCATCGAGGTCGGTGAGGAGACCGGCTTCCAGTTCCAGCCCGAACAGACGACGTCGGCCATCATCTGCCATCACCCCCGCGCCAAGTACTTCGTGGCCCGCTGA
- a CDS encoding glycosyltransferase family 4 protein, translating into MTGSGSRRRVAVYDAYWPTAGGGEAYAAGVAEVLSRDHEVTLLAHDAVDTGWMGERLTADLSRVAVQVVDPTEPLVATTAGFDLLVNLSYRDHGRCGAARGVYVVHFPDQPGGELRPWQRALVRSGRRWARPSLRVDAVRGLHRSDLIRWQEVHWTNGHGVLRVHGQAGGVEPITLWFGRYVPGGPERQIGVLVDGEVVAEGTLSPPRSKRDLIDPFSLDIVVPGRPGGALVEIHSDSDVAHEVLGNGDRRRLGVPLVAVTRGHGWRRHVLGRASLLAADPTDTTWLDSYDRIVANSPFTQRWIERWWGRTSTVLEPPVRLREPAAKDPIILSVGRFFAPGRGHAKKQREMVDAFARLVRTGLAPGWELHLVGGCDPHDHAYLDEVRAAAEGLAVTIHIDASGAELDALYRRASVYWHATGLGEDVDADPVRAEHFGITTVEAMSAGAVPVVMAAGGQPDIVRDGHDGFVFRDLDGLVAVTAQLVGDPDLRREMSRAAIARAQEFGFERFAERVQALVAPLLEPEASDR; encoded by the coding sequence GTGACGGGGAGCGGGTCGCGACGCCGGGTCGCTGTCTACGACGCCTACTGGCCGACCGCCGGTGGAGGCGAGGCGTACGCGGCAGGGGTCGCCGAGGTCCTGAGCCGGGACCACGAGGTCACCCTCCTCGCCCACGACGCCGTCGACACCGGCTGGATGGGAGAGCGGCTCACCGCGGACCTCTCCCGGGTCGCGGTGCAGGTCGTCGACCCGACCGAGCCCCTGGTGGCCACGACGGCCGGCTTCGACCTCCTCGTGAACCTCTCCTATCGGGACCACGGCCGCTGCGGCGCCGCCCGTGGCGTCTACGTCGTGCACTTCCCGGATCAGCCCGGTGGCGAGCTGCGACCGTGGCAACGGGCTCTGGTCCGCAGCGGACGACGGTGGGCTCGGCCTTCGCTGCGCGTCGACGCGGTGCGTGGCCTGCACCGCTCCGATCTGATCAGGTGGCAGGAGGTCCACTGGACGAACGGCCACGGGGTCCTACGGGTGCACGGTCAGGCCGGTGGGGTGGAGCCGATCACCCTGTGGTTCGGGCGCTACGTGCCGGGCGGCCCTGAACGACAGATCGGTGTCCTCGTGGACGGTGAGGTCGTCGCCGAAGGCACCCTGAGCCCCCCGCGGAGCAAGCGCGACCTGATCGACCCGTTCTCCCTCGACATCGTCGTTCCGGGCCGCCCGGGCGGAGCGCTGGTCGAGATCCACAGCGACAGCGACGTCGCTCACGAGGTGCTCGGCAACGGCGACCGGCGCCGGTTGGGTGTGCCGCTGGTGGCCGTGACACGAGGCCACGGGTGGCGTCGACACGTCCTGGGCCGGGCCTCGCTCCTCGCCGCTGACCCGACCGACACCACCTGGCTGGACTCCTACGACCGGATCGTGGCCAACTCGCCGTTCACGCAACGGTGGATCGAGCGATGGTGGGGCCGGACCAGCACGGTGCTCGAACCGCCGGTGCGACTTCGCGAACCGGCGGCCAAGGACCCGATCATCCTCTCGGTGGGTCGCTTCTTCGCTCCCGGCCGCGGCCATGCCAAGAAGCAACGGGAGATGGTCGACGCCTTCGCCCGCCTGGTCCGCACCGGGCTGGCCCCGGGCTGGGAGCTCCACCTGGTCGGGGGCTGCGATCCCCACGACCATGCCTACCTCGACGAGGTGCGAGCTGCCGCAGAGGGGCTGGCGGTCACCATCCACATCGATGCCAGTGGCGCCGAGCTCGACGCGCTCTACCGGAGAGCCTCGGTCTACTGGCACGCGACGGGGTTGGGGGAGGACGTCGACGCCGACCCCGTCCGCGCCGAGCACTTCGGCATCACCACCGTCGAGGCCATGTCGGCGGGTGCGGTGCCGGTCGTCATGGCGGCGGGCGGTCAACCCGACATCGTCCGCGACGGTCACGACGGCTTCGTGTTCCGCGACCTCGACGGGCTGGTCGCCGTGACCGCGCAGCTCGTGGGCGACCCCGACCTCCGCCGGGAGATGTCCCGGGCCGCCATCGCCCGCGCCCAGGAGTTCGGCTTCGAACGCTTCGCCGAGCGCGTGCAGGCGCTGGTGGCACCGTTGCTCGAACCCGAGGCCTCCGACCGATAG
- a CDS encoding glycosyltransferase, with the protein MPQSRPFVRVVVLNFNGGTMTAKCVEHLRRVHYPDDRYEIVVVDNASADDSLEAIRQRFPEVEIRANTVNGGFPANNLAMRDLEGVDHVALINNDAFVEPGWLAALVDTLEADGALGAACSKLVLAPRFLELSLSAPAFVPGTGDSRELAVMLRDVVVEGRSCRRDAHFGRGGWGIEHDRDGIFEWASGSSVLRVPVGEDQPTSVTLRLQAERTKDVVIDGGAGQVTVVVGRRACDVVVPVAGTAYDVVNNVGSILYEDGAGADRGWLERDLGQFDEPSDVFAWCGGGVLLRKGYLTDAGLFDEDFFLYYEDTDLAWRGRALGWGYRTAPGAVARHVHAASSDATSPLFAYYVERNRLLMLVKNAPRAMAWREVWRFVLVTASYARRDVVLPVLRARRPTAVQVRRRVGSFLGFVRLLPRMLAKRRGLRRRQRVADRELVAWFVAR; encoded by the coding sequence GTGCCCCAATCGAGACCTTTCGTGCGCGTCGTCGTGCTCAACTTCAACGGCGGCACCATGACGGCCAAGTGCGTCGAGCACCTCCGGCGCGTGCACTACCCCGATGATCGCTACGAGATCGTCGTGGTCGACAACGCGTCGGCGGACGACAGCCTGGAGGCCATCCGTCAGCGCTTCCCGGAGGTCGAGATCCGGGCGAACACGGTGAACGGCGGGTTCCCGGCCAACAACCTGGCCATGCGGGACCTCGAGGGCGTCGACCACGTGGCGCTCATCAACAACGACGCGTTCGTCGAACCCGGCTGGCTGGCGGCGCTCGTCGACACCCTGGAGGCCGATGGAGCGCTGGGGGCCGCCTGCTCGAAGCTGGTGCTCGCCCCCCGCTTCCTCGAGCTCTCGCTCAGTGCGCCTGCGTTCGTGCCCGGCACCGGGGATTCGCGGGAGCTGGCGGTCATGCTCCGCGACGTCGTCGTCGAGGGGCGGTCCTGTCGACGCGACGCCCACTTCGGCCGGGGCGGTTGGGGCATCGAGCACGATCGCGACGGGATCTTCGAGTGGGCGAGCGGCTCGTCGGTGCTGAGGGTGCCGGTCGGTGAGGACCAGCCCACGTCGGTGACGCTGCGGTTGCAGGCCGAGCGGACCAAGGACGTGGTGATCGACGGAGGGGCGGGCCAGGTGACCGTGGTCGTGGGGCGTCGGGCGTGCGACGTGGTCGTGCCGGTGGCGGGCACCGCCTACGACGTGGTGAACAACGTCGGGTCCATCCTCTACGAGGACGGGGCGGGCGCCGACCGGGGTTGGCTCGAACGTGATCTCGGCCAGTTCGACGAGCCGAGCGACGTGTTCGCGTGGTGCGGAGGCGGTGTGCTGCTCCGCAAGGGCTACCTCACCGACGCCGGGCTCTTCGACGAGGACTTCTTCCTGTACTACGAGGACACCGACCTGGCGTGGCGGGGTCGGGCCCTCGGCTGGGGCTATCGCACGGCCCCGGGAGCGGTGGCCCGCCACGTGCACGCGGCCAGCTCGGACGCCACGTCACCGCTGTTCGCCTACTACGTCGAACGGAACCGGCTGCTGATGCTGGTGAAGAACGCGCCCCGCGCCATGGCGTGGCGGGAGGTGTGGCGCTTCGTCCTGGTCACCGCCTCCTACGCCCGGCGCGACGTCGTCCTCCCGGTGCTCCGGGCTCGCCGACCGACGGCGGTGCAGGTCCGTCGTCGCGTCGGCTCGTTCCTCGGCTTCGTCCGCCTTCTGCCCCGGATGCTGGCGAAGCGCCGGGGCTTGCGGCGCCGACAGCGGGTCGCCGACCGCGAGCTGGTCGCGTGGTTCGTCGCTCGTTGA
- a CDS encoding Ku protein: protein MPRAIWSGSISFGLVNIPVKLYSAVSRKTVHFNQLDSRTGARVKQRRVDAETGEEVPWDQIVKGYELDSGAYVTISEDELAALDPKAVRTIDLEEFVDLSSIDPIFYDAAYYLVPDKSSKPYALLARAMEEEGKVGIAHFVMRTKQYLAAIRPQEGRLVLSTMVYADEINDPAEIPDLAEVAEVEVSDKELAMATQLVESLSADFEPARFQDTYRQAVLDLIDRKAAGEEVVVPAATAEPERVVDLMAALEASVAAAKETRKRHPTARGADTGDADDEGQADEAGEARSKAS from the coding sequence ATGCCCCGTGCCATCTGGAGTGGGTCGATCAGCTTCGGGCTGGTCAACATCCCCGTGAAGCTCTACAGCGCCGTGAGCCGCAAGACGGTGCACTTCAACCAGCTCGACAGCCGCACCGGAGCGCGCGTGAAGCAGCGTCGCGTCGACGCCGAGACCGGCGAAGAGGTCCCGTGGGACCAGATCGTCAAGGGCTACGAGCTCGACTCCGGGGCCTACGTCACCATCAGCGAGGACGAGCTGGCGGCCCTCGACCCCAAGGCGGTCCGCACGATCGACCTCGAGGAGTTCGTCGACCTCTCCTCGATCGACCCGATCTTCTACGACGCCGCCTACTACCTGGTGCCCGACAAGTCCTCCAAGCCCTACGCCCTGTTGGCCAGGGCCATGGAGGAAGAGGGCAAGGTCGGCATCGCCCACTTCGTGATGCGGACCAAGCAGTACCTGGCGGCCATCCGTCCCCAGGAGGGCCGGTTGGTGCTCTCCACCATGGTCTACGCCGACGAGATCAACGACCCGGCCGAGATCCCCGATCTGGCCGAGGTGGCCGAGGTGGAGGTCTCGGACAAGGAGTTGGCCATGGCGACCCAGCTGGTCGAGTCGCTCTCGGCCGACTTCGAGCCGGCGCGCTTCCAGGACACCTACCGCCAGGCGGTGCTCGACCTGATCGACCGCAAGGCGGCGGGTGAGGAGGTCGTCGTCCCGGCGGCCACCGCCGAGCCCGAGCGGGTGGTCGACCTCATGGCGGCGCTCGAAGCCTCGGTGGCTGCCGCCAAGGAGACCCGCAAGCGCCATCCCACGGCGCGTGGCGCCGACACCGGAGACGCTGACGACGAGGGCCAGGCGGACGAGGCGGGGGAGGCTCGGTCGAAGGCGTCCTGA
- a CDS encoding M24 family metallopeptidase — protein MHAERLARVRAAMDEQGVDVCLLSVGPDLPWLIGYEAMPLERLTMLVVPRDGDATLVVPRLEQPRVVERPDVFHVRPWGETEDPIALVADLVGPATNAVIGDRTWAQFVLALQQALPSARFGAASRVTGPLRAIKDAAEIEALRTAAAAVDRIALALQSGEIPLVGRTEAELSAELGRRILAEGHQRVNFAIVAAGPNAASPHHEPGDRRIGRGEVVLCDFGGTFPTESGAGYCSDITRCVVAGDAPPADVAEAYAVLQPAQAAAVAAGSPGTPCEDVDAAARGVIEAAGLGAHFIHRTGHGIGVEEHEDPYIVTGNTTALAAGHAYSVEPGIYLPGRFGLRLEDIVVTTSDGPEPLNRADHDLVVVDA, from the coding sequence GTGCACGCAGAGCGACTGGCCCGGGTGCGGGCCGCCATGGACGAACAGGGTGTCGACGTGTGCCTGCTCTCGGTCGGGCCCGACCTGCCCTGGCTGATCGGCTACGAGGCCATGCCCCTCGAGCGACTCACGATGCTGGTGGTGCCCCGCGACGGCGACGCCACCCTCGTGGTGCCCCGTCTCGAGCAGCCTCGGGTGGTCGAGCGCCCCGATGTGTTCCACGTGCGGCCGTGGGGCGAGACCGAGGACCCCATCGCCCTGGTGGCCGACCTCGTCGGCCCCGCCACCAACGCCGTCATCGGCGACCGAACCTGGGCCCAGTTCGTCCTCGCCCTGCAACAGGCGCTCCCTTCGGCCCGCTTCGGCGCCGCATCCCGGGTCACCGGCCCGCTGCGGGCGATCAAGGACGCAGCCGAGATCGAGGCCCTGCGCACCGCGGCGGCGGCGGTCGACCGCATCGCCCTCGCCCTGCAGAGCGGCGAGATCCCCCTCGTGGGCCGCACCGAGGCCGAGCTGTCCGCCGAGCTGGGGCGGCGCATCCTGGCCGAGGGCCACCAGCGCGTGAACTTCGCCATCGTCGCCGCCGGACCGAACGCCGCCAGCCCCCACCACGAGCCGGGGGACCGGCGCATCGGTCGGGGCGAGGTGGTGCTCTGCGACTTCGGAGGCACCTTCCCCACCGAGAGCGGCGCCGGTTACTGCTCCGACATCACCCGCTGCGTGGTCGCGGGTGACGCGCCGCCGGCCGACGTGGCCGAGGCCTACGCCGTGTTGCAGCCGGCCCAGGCCGCCGCCGTGGCCGCCGGGTCGCCGGGCACGCCTTGCGAGGACGTCGACGCCGCCGCCCGGGGGGTCATCGAAGCAGCCGGCCTCGGCGCCCACTTCATCCACCGCACCGGTCACGGCATCGGCGTCGAGGAGCACGAGGACCCCTACATCGTGACGGGCAACACCACCGCGCTCGCCGCGGGGCACGCCTACTCCGTGGAGCCCGGCATCTACCTGCCGGGACGGTTCGGACTGCGACTCGAGGACATCGTGGTGACCACCAGCGACGGGCCGGAACCGCTCAACCGGGCCGACCACGACCTCGTCGTCGTCGACGCGTGA
- the lipA gene encoding lipoyl synthase, giving the protein MSTVPLPPLGPTEQRERASSRPLRLRWLGTVPYHEAHALQHGLFTHGRDDWLLLLEHPHVYTLGASASTEHVLVDPASVGAELVPTDRGGDVTYHGPGQLVGYPILTVPGKRGGGMADTVAYVRSVEQLVIDTLASLGLTDVGRLRDYPGVWVEPNSSAPRKIAAIGVRLTRGRSMHGFALNVAPDMAMFGHIVPCGIADKAVTSLAEEGIDASMAEVVDVLAQHAIARWAPDGRPVERADVVWRSPRAGDDDLAPFSRGEGAGTPVRRAADHGPDEPGAAPVAPPPLVEGPPETAVAGPSLRLRGRLAEAGVAGGLAVRDRKPDWLRAPVRLGPGVRRLEQTVRDLGLVTVCEEAGCPNRSECWGDDGTATFMINGERCTRACGFCLVDTRRPEPLDPTEPDRVAEAVARMGLGFAVVTTVARDDLPDEGAAAMAATVAAIHARTPGVQVEVLISDCRGRRDALDTIFASRPEVLNHNVETVPRLQRAVRPSAGYARSLSVLARAKDAGLVTKSGLVVGMGETDDEVAATLADLAGVGVDIVTIGQYLRPTSHHLPVHRWVTPAQFDEYRRAGESMGLAHVESSPLTRSSYHARQASAAAGTAVEDTRVTA; this is encoded by the coding sequence GTGAGCACGGTCCCGCTCCCCCCTCTCGGTCCGACCGAGCAGCGGGAGCGGGCGTCGTCGCGTCCCCTTCGCCTGCGCTGGTTGGGCACGGTGCCCTACCACGAGGCGCACGCGCTCCAGCACGGGCTGTTCACGCACGGTCGTGACGACTGGCTGCTGCTGTTGGAGCATCCGCACGTCTACACGTTGGGGGCCAGCGCCAGCACCGAGCACGTGCTGGTCGATCCGGCGTCGGTCGGCGCCGAGCTCGTGCCCACCGACCGGGGCGGCGACGTCACCTACCACGGCCCCGGGCAGTTGGTCGGCTATCCGATCCTCACCGTGCCGGGCAAGCGCGGTGGAGGCATGGCCGACACCGTCGCCTACGTGCGCTCGGTCGAGCAGCTGGTCATCGACACCCTCGCCTCGTTGGGGCTGACCGACGTCGGTCGCCTGCGCGACTACCCCGGTGTGTGGGTCGAGCCGAACAGCTCCGCCCCCCGCAAGATCGCGGCCATCGGGGTCCGCCTCACACGGGGCCGCTCGATGCACGGCTTCGCCCTCAACGTGGCCCCCGACATGGCGATGTTCGGTCACATCGTGCCCTGCGGCATCGCCGACAAGGCCGTGACCAGCCTGGCCGAGGAAGGCATCGACGCGTCGATGGCCGAGGTCGTCGACGTGCTGGCCCAGCACGCCATCGCGCGATGGGCGCCCGACGGCCGCCCGGTGGAGCGGGCCGACGTGGTGTGGCGCAGCCCCCGGGCCGGCGACGACGACCTGGCCCCCTTCAGCCGGGGCGAGGGCGCCGGCACCCCCGTCCGTCGGGCGGCCGACCACGGCCCGGATGAGCCAGGGGCCGCGCCGGTGGCGCCTCCTCCGCTCGTCGAGGGCCCGCCCGAGACCGCCGTGGCCGGTCCGTCCCTGCGCCTCCGGGGGCGGCTGGCCGAGGCCGGTGTGGCCGGTGGTCTCGCCGTGCGCGACCGCAAGCCCGACTGGCTGCGGGCCCCGGTGCGGCTCGGGCCCGGGGTGCGACGCCTCGAGCAGACCGTGCGAGACCTGGGCCTGGTCACCGTGTGCGAGGAAGCCGGGTGCCCCAACCGGTCCGAGTGCTGGGGCGACGACGGCACCGCCACCTTCATGATCAACGGCGAGCGCTGCACACGAGCCTGTGGCTTCTGCCTCGTCGACACCCGCCGGCCCGAGCCCCTCGACCCGACCGAGCCCGATCGGGTGGCCGAGGCGGTGGCCCGCATGGGGCTGGGCTTCGCCGTGGTCACGACGGTCGCCCGCGACGACCTCCCCGACGAGGGGGCCGCCGCCATGGCCGCCACCGTGGCGGCCATCCACGCCCGCACCCCGGGGGTGCAGGTCGAGGTGCTGATCTCGGACTGCCGTGGTCGCCGCGACGCCCTCGACACCATCTTCGCCAGCCGGCCCGAGGTGCTCAACCACAACGTCGAGACCGTCCCTCGCCTCCAGCGGGCGGTCCGTCCTTCCGCCGGCTACGCCCGATCGCTGTCGGTGCTGGCTCGGGCCAAGGATGCCGGCCTGGTCACCAAGTCGGGGCTCGTGGTCGGCATGGGCGAGACCGACGACGAGGTGGCGGCCACCCTCGCCGACCTCGCCGGGGTCGGTGTCGACATCGTCACCATCGGGCAGTACCTGCGGCCCACGTCGCACCACCTCCCCGTGCACCGGTGGGTGACGCCCGCCCAGTTCGACGAGTACCGACGGGCAGGGGAGTCGATGGGCCTGGCCCACGTGGAGTCCAGCCCGCTCACCCGGTCCAGCTACCACGCCCGGCAGGCGTCGGCGGCGGCCGGCACCGCGGTCGAGGACACCCGGGTCACCGCCTGA